The DNA region ATTAATCATATGGAAAAGTTTGTCAACAGCAAAGGCAAGCGAATCATAGGTTGGGACGAGATTCTGGAAGGTGGTTTGGCACCTAATGCTACCGTTATGTCATGGCGCGGACTTACAGGTGGAATAGAGGCGGCAAAGCAAGGCCACCCCGTTATTATTTCACCTAGGGAGCCTTGCTATTTTGACTATTATCAAGATAAAGACTTTGCTAGCGAACCATTAGCTATTGGAGGCAGAGGACCCAACACGGTGAAAGATGTTTATACTTTTGATCCTTTACCAAAAGAACTTTCAAGCGATGAGCAAAAGCATATTTGGGGAGTTCAGGCCAATTTATGGACAGAATATATAGGTACACCTGACTATGCAGAATATATGTTGCTACCGCGAATGACTGCAATTTCTGAAGTTGCTTGGTCTTCACCAAATGCTGATAAAGACTACCATGAATTTCTTCAAAGGCTTGATGGTTTCAAAGATATATATGATGAAAAAGGATTGAATTATGCCAAACATGTGTTTGAATAGAAAATAGTTTTATTCCCAAAATGTAGTACATAAAAAACCACCAATAAAATTGGTGGTTTTTTTGTGGAGAATACCGGAGTCGAACCGGTGACCTCTTGCCTGCCAGGCAAGCGCTCTAGCCAGCTGAGCTAATCCCCCATTTTGGCTGCAGGCAAAGAAAATACATTTTGCCCTAGTAACAAAATACTTAAGCAAGTAAATGTTGTTATCCGCTAATCCTTTTTTACACTTAGTACAAGTACAGGTATGCGGGCAGAAAATTCAGATTTTAATATGGTGTTCTTTTCCCAAAGCTTCTTGAAAAAACCTCTTTTATGTCTAAAAACACACAGCAAATCTGGTTGTTGAGATTGAAAACGTTCTAAAACTCCCAAATAAGTGGTTGGAGCTTCGGTCATGGTTACTTGGGAGCTAATGTCCATTAACGCTGTGTTAATTCGTAAATCGGCATCAGTGTAACCGGGTGTTTTTACCATTAATAGATTCACGGTGGAGCGAAACTTGTTTTTAATCTGTATCAGCGGATTAAGGATGCGGTTTCTTTTTAGAATGCCCGATTTAAAAGCGGTCAAAATTACAGCTGGTGGTGCAAATACACTCCCTTTTGGTACAATTAGGGTAGGTATATCCGTTTGTTTTATAATTTTCCCTGAAGTATTGCCCAAATACACCTCTTCTGTAACGTC from Zobellia alginiliquefaciens includes:
- a CDS encoding universal stress protein, coding for MKHILVPIGTSPDAHQTLQYAVDFASQFSSEIYVMEVYNISAGATLANVPQKVAESSKERVKEVIEKVDTKSIEIKIATYNGGIVDGLKDIDRELGVDLIIMAPRSNDVTEEVYLGNTSGKIIKQTDIPTLIVPKGSVFAPPAVILTAFKSGILKRNRILNPLIQIKNKFRSTVNLLMVKTPGYTDADLRINTALMDISSQVTMTEAPTTYLGVLERFQSQQPDLLCVFRHKRGFFKKLWEKNTILKSEFSARIPVLVLSVKKD